Proteins encoded in a region of the Triplophysa dalaica isolate WHDGS20190420 chromosome 10, ASM1584641v1, whole genome shotgun sequence genome:
- the si:ch73-173h19.3 gene encoding EGF-containing fibulin-like extracellular matrix protein 1 isoform X2 — protein sequence MLGICFCLSVVVHLAVSQKTEEPVTFTCTEGYEFDVEKEICKDIDECETVHEACKGGMKCVNHFGGYLCLPQNAWIIVSNGEDQPTTPPPVDTGARAVPPAVPEVPRASHTIQCAVGFMPDSQNYCRDIDECEFSNYMCQFQCVNQPGGYQCACPEGYQLHGTRLCQDIDECETGHNCRDEDMCWNYYGGFRCYPRNPCREPYVKTGEGRCRCQSPTVCRGLPPVIVYKYMSIFSDRSVPADIFQIQATSVYPNMVNTFTIKSGNEGGEFYLRRSSNVSAMLVMTKPLTGPKEHVVDLEMVTQSNVLSYRSSSLLRLTIIVGPYPF from the exons ATGCTGGGGATCTGCTTTTGTTTAAGTGTTGTCGTCCACCTTGCTGTGTCTCAGAAAACAGAGGAGCCCGTCACATTCACG TGTACTGAAGGTTATGAATTTGATGTTGAAAAGGAAATCTGCAAAG ATATAGATGAGTGCGAGACGGTTCATGAAGCCTGTAAAGGCGGCATGAAATGCGTCAATCATTTTGGCGGATACCTCTGCCTACCCCAAAACGCTTGGATAATAGTCAGTAATGGTGAGGATCAGCCCACTACACCCCCACCAGTGGACACGGGTGCCAGAGCAGTTCCACCCGCTGTACCTGAAGTCCCCAGGGCCTCTCATACAATCCAGTGTGCTGTGGGTTTCATGCCGGACTCTCAGAACTACTGCAGAG ACATCGACGAGTGTGAATTCTCCAACTACATGTGCCAGTTCCAATGTGTAAATCAGCCTGGAGGATACCAGTGCGCATGCCCTGAGGGATACCAACTCCATGGGACGAGACTCTGCCAAG ATATAGACGAATGTGAAACGGGACACAACTGCAGAGATGAGGACATGTGTTGGAATTACTACGGAGGATTCCGTTGCTATCCCAGAAACCCCTGCCGTGAGCCATACGTGAAGACTGGCGAAGG TCGCTGTAGGTGCCAGTCACCCACTGTGTGTCGGGGGCTTCCGCCTGTTATTGTCTACAAATACATGAGCATCTTTTCTGATCGCTCGGTGCCTGCGGATATCTTCCAGATTCAAGCAACTAGCGTCTATCCCAACATGGTAAACACTTTCACCATCAAATCCGGCAATGAGGGAGGAGAATTCTACTTGAGG CGTTCCAGTAACGTGAGTGCCATGCTGGTCATGACCAAGCCTTTGACAGGACCCAAAGAACACGTcgtggatttggagatggtcaCCCAGAGTAACGTCTTGAGCTACCGTTCCAGCTCGCTGCTGAGGCTTACCATTATAGTGGGCCCATACCCTTTCTAA
- the si:ch73-173h19.3 gene encoding EGF-containing fibulin-like extracellular matrix protein 1 isoform X1: MLGICFCLSVVVHLAVSQKTEEPVTFTCTEGYEFDVEKEICKDIDECETVHEACKGGMKCVNHFGGYLCLPQNAWIIVSNGEDQPTTPPPVDTGARAVPPAVPEVPRASHTIQCAVGFMPDSQNYCRDVNECATSNHCQHQCYNLIGSYICQCEVGYELASDSVSCQDIDECEFSNYMCQFQCVNQPGGYQCACPEGYQLHGTRLCQDIDECETGHNCRDEDMCWNYYGGFRCYPRNPCREPYVKTGEGRCRCQSPTVCRGLPPVIVYKYMSIFSDRSVPADIFQIQATSVYPNMVNTFTIKSGNEGGEFYLRRSSNVSAMLVMTKPLTGPKEHVVDLEMVTQSNVLSYRSSSLLRLTIIVGPYPF, encoded by the exons ATGCTGGGGATCTGCTTTTGTTTAAGTGTTGTCGTCCACCTTGCTGTGTCTCAGAAAACAGAGGAGCCCGTCACATTCACG TGTACTGAAGGTTATGAATTTGATGTTGAAAAGGAAATCTGCAAAG ATATAGATGAGTGCGAGACGGTTCATGAAGCCTGTAAAGGCGGCATGAAATGCGTCAATCATTTTGGCGGATACCTCTGCCTACCCCAAAACGCTTGGATAATAGTCAGTAATGGTGAGGATCAGCCCACTACACCCCCACCAGTGGACACGGGTGCCAGAGCAGTTCCACCCGCTGTACCTGAAGTCCCCAGGGCCTCTCATACAATCCAGTGTGCTGTGGGTTTCATGCCGGACTCTCAGAACTACTGCAGAG aCGTGAATGAATGTGCCACGTCAAACCACTGTCAGCATCAGTGCTACAATCTGATTGGCTCTTACATCTGCCAGTGTGAAGTTGGGTATGAACTGGCTTCAGACTCTGTCTCCTGTCAAG ACATCGACGAGTGTGAATTCTCCAACTACATGTGCCAGTTCCAATGTGTAAATCAGCCTGGAGGATACCAGTGCGCATGCCCTGAGGGATACCAACTCCATGGGACGAGACTCTGCCAAG ATATAGACGAATGTGAAACGGGACACAACTGCAGAGATGAGGACATGTGTTGGAATTACTACGGAGGATTCCGTTGCTATCCCAGAAACCCCTGCCGTGAGCCATACGTGAAGACTGGCGAAGG TCGCTGTAGGTGCCAGTCACCCACTGTGTGTCGGGGGCTTCCGCCTGTTATTGTCTACAAATACATGAGCATCTTTTCTGATCGCTCGGTGCCTGCGGATATCTTCCAGATTCAAGCAACTAGCGTCTATCCCAACATGGTAAACACTTTCACCATCAAATCCGGCAATGAGGGAGGAGAATTCTACTTGAGG CGTTCCAGTAACGTGAGTGCCATGCTGGTCATGACCAAGCCTTTGACAGGACCCAAAGAACACGTcgtggatttggagatggtcaCCCAGAGTAACGTCTTGAGCTACCGTTCCAGCTCGCTGCTGAGGCTTACCATTATAGTGGGCCCATACCCTTTCTAA